The Candidatus Eisenbacteria bacterium genomic interval GCGCGCTCCGCGAGTACCCGATCCTCAACGCCTCGATGACGGACACCGAGGTCGTCACCAAGAAGCAGTACAACATCGGCGTCGCCGTGCACCGCGACCAGGGGCTCATCGTCCCGAACGTGAAGGCCGCCGACCGGAAGACCCTGCTCCAGCTCGCGGCCGAGATCGAGGACGTCGGGAATCGCGCGCGTGCCGAGAAGCTCACGCTCGACGACATCCAGGGCGGAACGTTCACCATCACGAATGCCGGCATGTTCGGCGCGACCGCGTCGACGCCGATCATCAACGTTCCCGAGGTCGCCATCCTGGGAGTCCACCTGATCCAGGAGCGCCCCGTCGTCCGCGAGGGCAGGATCGCCATCCGGTGGATGATGAACCTCGTGATCTCGTTCGATCACCGGCTCGTCGACGGAACTCCCGCGGTTCAGTTCCTTCACCGCGTCAAGGAGCTGCTGGAGGACCCGGAGAGCTGGCTCTTGGACTCGATCTGATGGCCAGCGACGAACCCATTCCCATCTACGACCTGGGCCGCGTGCCGTATCGCGCGGCCCTCTCGTTTCAGCGGCGGGCCGTGGAGACGCGCGCGCGCGGGGAGTCGCCCGACGTCCTCTACCTCCTCGAGCACGACTCCGTGCTCACCGTGGGGCGGGGCTCCAAGGACGGCAACCTCAAGGCCGCGGGCACCGATCTCGAGCGGCTCGGGATCGAGGTCGTTCCCGTGGAGCGCGGCGGGGACATCACGTATCACGGACCCGGCCAGCTCGTGGGCTATCCGATCGTCTCGCTCGCGGGGCTTCCAGGCGGAATGGACCTCCATCGGTATCTGCGCGATCTGGAGCAGGCCCTGATCGAGACGCTCGCGGCGTTCGGGCTCAAGGCGCGCCGGAATCCTCCCTACACCGGCGTCTGGGTGGGCGACCGCAAGGTGGCCGCGATCGGGGTCGCCGTGCGGCGGTGGGTCGCGTATCACGGGTTCGCGCTGAACATCGATCCCGACCTGAGCCATTTCGACCTCATTCATCCGTGCGGCATCCGCCATCTCGGCGTCGCCTCCATGGCTTCCCTGCTGGGAGAGGCTCCCGCGCGCGAGCGCGTCATCGCGCGACTCGCGGACGCGTTCTCCCGCGTGTGGGAGCGTCCGGTGCTCCTTCCGGGGTCGAGCGAGGCGCTCCCCGACTTCCCCTTCTCCCAGGAGACGAGCCATGTCTGACACTCGCGGCACCTCCACCGCCGCCCCGCCGGCGCCCGCTTCCGCGACGCGCACGGAGCGCGATTCTCTGGGACCGCTCGAAGTTCCCGCCGACGCCTACTACGGCGTGCAGACGGCGCGGGCGATCGCGAACTTCCCGATCAGCGGCGAGCGGCTCCACCCCGAGATGGTTCGCGCCGCGGTCCGGATCAAGATCGCGGCCGCGCGTGCCAACGCCGAGCTGGGAGTTCTCGATACGAAGAAGGCCCAGGCGATCGAGGCGGCCGCCCAGGAGATCCTGGACGGGAAGCACCAGGACCAGTTCGTGGTGGACGCGTTCCAAGCCGGCGCCGGCACGTCCTTCCACATGAACGTGAACGAGGTCATCGCGAACCGCGCCTGCGAGCTGATGGGCGGGAAGCGGGGGGACCACTCGCTCGTCCATCCGAACGATCACGTGAACATGGCACAGTCGACGAACGACGTGATCCCGACCTCGATCCGCCTCGCGGCCCACGTGCTCGCGGGACCGCTCGAGGAGGAGATGGGACGCCTCGCGGACTCGCTGGGGGCGAAGGCTGGAGAGTTCGCGCACGTCCTGAAGTCGGGGCGCACGCACCTCCAGGATGCCGTCCCGGTCACCCTGGGTCAGGAGTTCTCGGGGTACGCCGAGTGCGTCCGCGGCTGGCGGGATTCCATACGCCGGAGCCGCGAAGGGCTCCTCGACCTCGGGATCGGCGGCAACGCGGCCGGGACCGGGATCAACGCCCACCCGAAGTACCGGGAGCGCACGGTCGCGCATCTGGGCGCGATCACCGGCACCCCGTTCCGGTCCTCGAAGAACCTCTTCGAGGCGATGCAGAGCATGGCCCCGTTCGTGCGTCTCTCGAGCGACCTTCGTGGTTTCGCGCTCGACGTCACGCGTGTCGCGAACGATCTCCGGCTCCTCGCCAGCGGCCCGACGACCGGGTTCGACGAGATCGTGCTCCCCGCCATGCAGCCCGGCTCGTCCATCATGCCGGGCAAGGTGAACCCGGTGATCCCCGAGATGACGAACATGGTCTGCTACCAGGTGCTCGGCTACGACACGACGGTGGCGTACGCCTCCCAGGCGGGACAGCTCGAGCTGAACGTGATGATGCCCGTGATCGCGCACAATCTCCTGCGAGCCGAGGCGCTCCTCACCTCGACCCTCCAGGTGCTCCGCACCAAGTGCATCGACGGGATCACCGCGAACGAGGACGTCGCCCGGGAGTACTTCGAGCGCTCGATCTCGCTCGCGACCGCGCTCAACCCGTACATCGGCTACGCGAAGGCGGCCGAGGTGGCCAAGGAGTCGGCGAAGACCGGAAAGACGGTCGTCGAGATCGTGCGGGAGCGGAAGCTCCTCACCGAGGACCAGATCGCGAAGGTGTTCTCACCGGAGAACATGACCTAGCGGGGCCCGCAGGCCCCGCACCCTATCATCGACCGAAGGAGGGAGTGCTGATGAACGGACCTGACGTTACCCCTGGGACGTTCGCCTTGATCGCAATGGCAGCAGCACTTCTCCTCGCCGCACCCGCCCCGTCCCACGCCGAAACCCGGTTCGGCATCGCCGGCTTCGCCGGCTACAACAGCCACTCCATGGAAGACGCCAACGAGCTGATCGACGAAGTCAACGACGGGCTTGCCGGCACCGGATTCTCCATGGACGAGATCACGAGCAGCTGGGGATTCGGGGGCGGCTTGCGTATCCGTCCTTCGGGCGACAAGCTGATGATCGCGCTGGACTACGAGAAGCTCAACGCGGGCTCGGAGCTGGAGGTCTTCGGCGGAAGCTTCGAGATCGAGACGCCGGCCGACGCGTTCACGGGAACCCTGCTCTACCTCTTCCCGTCCTCCTCCCGCGCTCGGATCGGAGTCGGGGCGGGAGTCGGGTACTACTCGGGGGACGGTGAGATCGGAGCCGACTCCGCAGGCGTGGGGTTCGAGATCGACGTGGAGGGGAGCGGCTTCGGCTTTCATGGGCTGGCCGCGCTCGACTACGGGATCTCGCCCGTCGTGCACCTGGAGGGCTCAGCCGGCTACCGTTTCGCGGAGACGAGTGATCTGGAGGTAGGAGGTCAGACCGCGTACAACCTGCAGGGAGAAGAGGCGACTCTCGACTGGAGCGGCTTCATGAGCCGCGTGGGGCTCGCCTTCTACTTCGGAGCCGGCGCGCCGTCGACATCACCGTAGCCATGGAGGCCCCATCCTTGACTTCTAGGTTGGGGACGTCCTCGCCCTGGTGTACCTCTTCACCATTGACGGACGGGCCCGGTAGGGGTATTGAGTCCCTCTGCGGTCGTGTGGGCCGCGGACATGGGAAGTCGTTCCCCAACTCGTGGGCTCTAAGGAAGGAGGATGAGAATGTATCGGACTCGAACCGGTTTCGTCCTGCTTGCGTTGGGCGTCGCGCTGGCCTTGGGCCCGACACCGGCAGAGGGAGCGTCCAAGTTCGGCCTCAGCGTGTTCGGAGGA includes:
- the lipB gene encoding lipoyl(octanoyl) transferase LipB, with the translated sequence MASDEPIPIYDLGRVPYRAALSFQRRAVETRARGESPDVLYLLEHDSVLTVGRGSKDGNLKAAGTDLERLGIEVVPVERGGDITYHGPGQLVGYPIVSLAGLPGGMDLHRYLRDLEQALIETLAAFGLKARRNPPYTGVWVGDRKVAAIGVAVRRWVAYHGFALNIDPDLSHFDLIHPCGIRHLGVASMASLLGEAPARERVIARLADAFSRVWERPVLLPGSSEALPDFPFSQETSHV
- a CDS encoding aspartate ammonia-lyase; this encodes MSDTRGTSTAAPPAPASATRTERDSLGPLEVPADAYYGVQTARAIANFPISGERLHPEMVRAAVRIKIAAARANAELGVLDTKKAQAIEAAAQEILDGKHQDQFVVDAFQAGAGTSFHMNVNEVIANRACELMGGKRGDHSLVHPNDHVNMAQSTNDVIPTSIRLAAHVLAGPLEEEMGRLADSLGAKAGEFAHVLKSGRTHLQDAVPVTLGQEFSGYAECVRGWRDSIRRSREGLLDLGIGGNAAGTGINAHPKYRERTVAHLGAITGTPFRSSKNLFEAMQSMAPFVRLSSDLRGFALDVTRVANDLRLLASGPTTGFDEIVLPAMQPGSSIMPGKVNPVIPEMTNMVCYQVLGYDTTVAYASQAGQLELNVMMPVIAHNLLRAEALLTSTLQVLRTKCIDGITANEDVAREYFERSISLATALNPYIGYAKAAEVAKESAKTGKTVVEIVRERKLLTEDQIAKVFSPENMT
- a CDS encoding outer membrane beta-barrel protein, with protein sequence MNGPDVTPGTFALIAMAAALLLAAPAPSHAETRFGIAGFAGYNSHSMEDANELIDEVNDGLAGTGFSMDEITSSWGFGGGLRIRPSGDKLMIALDYEKLNAGSELEVFGGSFEIETPADAFTGTLLYLFPSSSRARIGVGAGVGYYSGDGEIGADSAGVGFEIDVEGSGFGFHGLAALDYGISPVVHLEGSAGYRFAETSDLEVGGQTAYNLQGEEATLDWSGFMSRVGLAFYFGAGAPSTSP